The following proteins come from a genomic window of Alosa alosa isolate M-15738 ecotype Scorff River chromosome 2, AALO_Geno_1.1, whole genome shotgun sequence:
- the hspb1 gene encoding heat shock protein beta-1 produces the protein MERRIPFTFLRTPSWDPFRDWYQGNRLFDQSFGMPSLPEEFNPFPSTHWPGYIRQGLPATPGEMPSQMMPSPMMPQVPMMPPVSPVYARALSRQLSTGMSEIKQTADSWKVSLDVNHFSPEEIVVKTKDGVVEITGKHEERRDEHGYISRCFTRKYTLPPGADLEKITSCLSPEGVLTVEAPLPKPAIQGSEITIPVNVEKGSMVKKE, from the exons atggagaggcgcATTCCGTTCACCTTCCTCCGCACCCCCAGCTGGGACCCCTTCCGCGACTGGTACCAGGGCAACCGTCTGTTCGACCAGTCCTTCGGCATGCCCTCCCTGCCCGAGGAGTTCAACCCCTTCCCCAGCACCCACTGGCCCGGCTACATCCGCCAGGGCCTGCCCGCCACCCCTGGAGAAATGCCCTCCCAGATGATGCCCTCCCCGATGATGCCCCAGGTGCCCATGATGCCCCCAGTGTCACCCGTCTATGCCCGTGCCCTCTCCCGACAGCTGAGCACAGGCATGTCCGAGATCAAACAGACAGCGGACAGCTGGAAGGTCAGCCTGGACGTCAACCACTTTTCCCCCGAGGAGATTGTGGTGAAGACCAAAGACGGCGTGGTTGAGATCACAG GAAAgcacgaggagaggagagacgagCACGGCTACATTTCCAGATGCTTCACAAGGAAATACAC ACTGCCCCCTGGTGCTGACCTCGAGAAGATCACATCCTGCCTGTCGCCTGAGGGCGTGCTAACCGTGGAGGCCCCCCTGCCCAAACCAGCCATCCAGGGCTCCGAGATCACCATCCCAGTCAACGTGGAGAAAGGCAGCATGGTCAAGAAAGAATAG